The following proteins are co-located in the Microvirga ossetica genome:
- the istA gene encoding IS21 family transposase codes for MELYRKVRLACSEGMSQREAAKHFNISRDSVRKMMAYAEPPGYRRHAPVRRPKLETFVPIIDAWLEGDRSVHRKQRHTAKRVFDRLREEHGFTGGYTTIKDYIRERERRCQEMFVPLSHPPGHAQADFGEAVVVIGGVEQKAHFFVLDLPHSDACFVRAYPAAVSEAWVDGHIQAFAFFGAVPQSVLYDNDRCLVAKILPDGTRKRAALFSGFLSHYVIRDRYGRPGKGNDKGNVEGLVGYSRRNFMVPIPNFPSWETFNTWLEGQCRKRQDDKLRGPAETIGQRLQRDTAAMRPLPASPFEACDQASGRVSSQSLVRYKTNDYSVPVAWGHQDVWIRGYVDEVVIGCRSEVIARHPRSYEREEVIFNPLHYLPLIENKINALDQAAPLQGWDLPEEFATLRGLMEVRMNKQGRREYVQVLRLLELFNLPDLHAAVKQALQMGAIGFDAVKHLVLCRVERRPPRLDLDVYPYLPKARVEKTSAAAYMCLISEDAA; via the coding sequence GTGGAACTTTACCGGAAGGTTCGGCTGGCGTGCTCTGAAGGCATGAGCCAGCGCGAGGCGGCGAAGCATTTCAACATATCGCGCGACAGCGTTCGCAAGATGATGGCCTATGCGGAGCCGCCCGGCTATCGGCGTCATGCTCCTGTCCGGCGCCCGAAGCTGGAAACGTTCGTCCCGATCATCGATGCCTGGCTGGAGGGCGATCGGTCGGTTCACCGCAAGCAACGCCATACGGCGAAGCGGGTGTTTGACCGGCTCCGGGAGGAGCATGGGTTCACCGGCGGCTATACGACGATCAAAGACTACATCCGCGAGCGCGAGCGGCGATGCCAGGAGATGTTTGTGCCGCTGTCGCACCCACCCGGCCATGCGCAGGCCGACTTCGGGGAGGCGGTGGTCGTGATCGGCGGGGTGGAGCAGAAAGCGCATTTCTTCGTGCTTGATCTTCCGCACAGCGATGCGTGTTTCGTCCGGGCCTATCCCGCGGCTGTGTCTGAGGCCTGGGTGGACGGCCACATCCAGGCCTTTGCCTTCTTCGGTGCGGTGCCGCAGTCGGTGCTCTATGACAATGACCGCTGCCTGGTGGCAAAGATCCTGCCGGACGGGACGCGCAAGCGGGCGGCGTTGTTCAGTGGTTTCCTGTCGCACTACGTGATCCGGGATCGCTACGGTCGTCCGGGCAAGGGGAACGACAAAGGGAATGTGGAGGGCCTCGTCGGTTATTCCCGTCGCAACTTCATGGTGCCAATCCCGAACTTCCCGAGCTGGGAGACCTTCAACACCTGGCTGGAGGGGCAATGTCGCAAGCGGCAGGATGACAAGCTGCGGGGGCCGGCCGAGACGATCGGCCAGCGCCTGCAGCGGGATACCGCGGCCATGCGTCCCCTGCCGGCCTCGCCATTTGAGGCCTGCGATCAGGCCAGCGGGCGCGTCTCATCGCAGTCGCTCGTGCGCTACAAGACCAACGACTACTCGGTGCCCGTGGCCTGGGGCCATCAGGATGTCTGGATCCGGGGCTATGTCGACGAGGTGGTGATCGGCTGCCGCAGCGAGGTCATTGCGCGCCATCCCCGCAGCTACGAGCGGGAAGAGGTGATCTTTAATCCGCTACATTACCTCCCGTTGATCGAGAACAAGATCAACGCACTCGATCAGGCCGCTCCTTTGCAGGGATGGGACCTGCCCGAGGAGTTCGCGACCTTGCGCGGCTTGATGGAAGTCCGCATGAACAAGCAGGGCCGGCGCGAATATGTGCAGGTGCTGCGGCTGCTGGAACTCTTCAATCTCCCGGATCTCCATGCTGCGGTGAAGCAGGCCCTGCAGATGGGGGCGATCGGCTTCGATGCGGTCAAGCATCTGGTCCTGTGCCGGGTGGAGCGCAGACCGCCGCGGCTGGACCTCGATGTTTACCCCTATCTGCCGAAAGCCAGGGTCGAGAAGACATCGGCGGCGGCCTATATGTGCCTGATCTCGGAGGATGCCGCATGA
- the istB gene encoding IS21-like element helper ATPase IstB encodes MLTHPTLDQLHALGLHGMAKGFKALGANPEADALGHAEWLGLILDHEVTTRQQKRFETRAKTAKLRHPASVEDVDFRAARGLDRALFLKLASCDWIRERRNLLITGPCGVGKSWLACALGHRACREDLSVLYHRVPRLFAALDLARSDGRYSRLLRTLARAKLLVLDDWGPEALTGEQQRDLLEIVEDRYDAGSLLITSQVPVENWYAMIGSLPTLADAILDRVVHNAYRITLTGESLRKTRHAQADA; translated from the coding sequence ATGTTGACCCATCCCACCCTCGACCAGCTCCACGCGCTGGGCCTGCACGGCATGGCCAAGGGCTTCAAGGCGCTCGGCGCCAATCCCGAGGCTGACGCGCTCGGCCATGCCGAATGGCTCGGCCTGATCCTCGATCATGAAGTGACGACGCGCCAGCAGAAGCGCTTCGAGACCCGGGCCAAGACAGCCAAACTGCGCCATCCTGCCAGCGTCGAGGATGTCGACTTCCGGGCCGCGCGCGGCCTCGACCGGGCACTGTTTCTCAAGCTGGCGTCCTGCGACTGGATCCGCGAGCGGCGCAATCTGTTGATCACCGGCCCGTGCGGCGTCGGAAAGAGCTGGCTCGCCTGCGCCCTTGGACACCGCGCCTGCCGGGAGGATCTGTCGGTGCTCTACCATCGTGTGCCGCGGCTGTTTGCAGCGCTCGATCTCGCCCGCAGCGATGGCCGCTACTCTCGCCTGTTACGCACACTCGCCCGGGCCAAGCTGCTGGTGCTCGACGACTGGGGTCCTGAGGCGCTCACCGGCGAGCAGCAGCGCGATCTGCTGGAGATCGTCGAGGACCGCTATGATGCCGGTTCGTTGCTGATCACCAGCCAAGTGCCGGTCGAGAACTGGTACGCGATGATCGGCAGCCTTCCAACTCTGGCTGACGCCATTCTCGATCGGGTCGTGCACAACGCCTACCGGATCACTCTCACCGGCGAGAGCCTGCGCAAGACCCGCCACGCGCAAGCCGACGCTTGA
- the istA gene encoding IS21 family transposase — MPANREMTMRQMRQVLRLHASGTSDRAIGRIVGAARSTVRDAIQRAKAAGLIWPLPEDLSDTALEEKLFARAGARIGTRRRPEPDWAHLVQELKRPGVSIAILHEEYLADHPDGYGYSRFCDLFRSFERRLTPTMRQHHVAGDKVFVDYSGKKLPIVDPLTGEIRHAEIFVAVLGASNLTYAEATWTQTLPDWIEAHVRMFRFHGGVTKLVVPDNLKSGVHKASFYDPEINRSYGKMAAHYEVGILPARPRRPKDKAKVESGVRFAQFYILGRLRHRTFFSLQEANAAIAEAVTRMNSVPMRRLGVSRRQVFETIEKPALAPLPAQDYVFAHWQFARVGLDYHIEVEGFFYSVPFGLIGQQVEVRVTQRTIEAFHKGGRVAAHARRFAGRAHGTQAEHMPSSHRRYAAWSPERFRSWAAVIGPHTEGLIAAILSARRHPEQGFRTCIGVLQHMRGIPKERVEAVAAKALAIRALTYKSIVSLLDTYHERAPAPAADTPVITHPNVRGPGYFH; from the coding sequence ATGCCGGCAAACAGAGAGATGACCATGCGACAGATGCGGCAAGTGCTACGGCTCCACGCGAGTGGAACCAGCGACCGCGCAATCGGCCGGATTGTCGGCGCGGCGCGCTCGACCGTGCGGGACGCCATCCAGCGGGCCAAGGCGGCCGGGCTGATCTGGCCCCTGCCGGAGGACCTGAGCGATACCGCCCTCGAGGAGAAGCTGTTCGCCCGGGCGGGCGCCCGGATCGGAACGCGCCGCCGGCCGGAGCCGGATTGGGCCCACCTGGTCCAGGAGCTCAAGCGGCCTGGCGTCAGCATCGCCATCCTGCACGAGGAATATCTCGCGGATCATCCGGACGGATACGGCTATTCGCGCTTCTGCGATCTGTTTCGCTCCTTCGAGCGCCGCCTGACGCCGACCATGCGCCAGCATCACGTCGCCGGCGACAAGGTCTTCGTCGATTATTCCGGCAAGAAGCTGCCGATCGTCGATCCGCTCACCGGCGAGATCCGCCACGCCGAGATCTTCGTGGCCGTACTCGGCGCCTCCAACCTGACCTATGCCGAAGCGACCTGGACCCAGACCCTGCCGGATTGGATCGAAGCCCATGTGCGCATGTTCCGCTTCCATGGCGGCGTGACCAAGCTCGTTGTCCCGGACAACCTGAAGAGCGGCGTCCACAAGGCCTCGTTCTACGATCCCGAGATCAACCGCAGCTACGGCAAGATGGCGGCCCACTACGAGGTCGGCATTCTTCCGGCCCGACCGCGTCGCCCGAAGGATAAGGCAAAAGTCGAGTCCGGCGTGCGCTTCGCCCAATTCTACATTCTCGGCCGCCTGCGCCACCGCACCTTCTTCTCGCTCCAGGAGGCCAATGCGGCCATCGCCGAGGCCGTCACGCGCATGAACAGTGTGCCCATGCGCCGGCTCGGCGTCAGCCGGCGCCAGGTGTTCGAGACCATCGAGAAGCCGGCCCTCGCACCATTGCCGGCGCAGGACTACGTCTTCGCGCACTGGCAGTTCGCCCGGGTTGGGCTCGACTATCACATCGAGGTCGAGGGCTTCTTCTACTCGGTGCCGTTTGGCCTCATCGGCCAGCAGGTCGAGGTGCGCGTCACCCAACGCACGATCGAGGCCTTCCACAAGGGCGGGCGCGTGGCTGCCCACGCGCGGCGTTTCGCGGGACGGGCGCACGGCACGCAGGCCGAGCACATGCCGAGCTCTCATCGCCGCTATGCCGCCTGGTCGCCCGAGCGCTTCCGCTCCTGGGCGGCGGTGATCGGCCCCCACACCGAGGGACTGATTGCCGCCATCCTGTCGGCGCGCCGCCATCCCGAGCAGGGCTTTCGCACCTGCATCGGGGTTTTGCAGCACATGCGCGGCATCCCGAAGGAGCGTGTCGAGGCGGTCGCGGCCAAAGCCCTGGCGATCCGGGCGCTGACCTACAAGAGCATCGTGTCGCTACTCGACACCTACCACGAGCGTGCTCCCGCCCCGGCGGCCGACACGCCCGTGATCACCCACCCCAACGTCCGCGGACCGGGGTATTTCCACTGA
- a CDS encoding cupin domain-containing protein: MRILLATVAVIAALSPATAQTGQSHSTASDHAIYLNFQDMKWDKTVPELGAGSPEITILHVDQKTGATKLMIRVPQNFHVPKHWHTANETHTVVSGTFIMAHDGNREELGPGSFNYVPSKLVHEAWTKPDEGTLLFITVDGPWDVHWVEGPPKGPSN, from the coding sequence ATGAGAATTCTCCTTGCCACCGTGGCCGTGATCGCCGCCCTTAGCCCAGCAACGGCTCAGACGGGACAATCACACAGCACCGCTTCTGATCATGCGATTTACCTGAACTTTCAGGACATGAAGTGGGACAAGACCGTCCCCGAGCTTGGGGCTGGCTCTCCGGAGATCACGATCCTGCACGTTGATCAGAAGACCGGTGCGACCAAGCTCATGATTCGGGTGCCGCAGAACTTCCATGTGCCAAAGCACTGGCACACTGCCAATGAGACTCACACCGTCGTCTCTGGCACCTTCATCATGGCTCATGATGGAAACCGGGAGGAACTTGGGCCAGGGTCGTTCAACTATGTCCCGAGTAAGCTGGTCCATGAGGCATGGACCAAACCTGATGAGGGAACCCTGCTCTTCATCACTGTCGATGGACCGTGGGACGTGCATTGGGTCGAGGGGCCACCGAAGGGGCCAAGCAACTAG
- the istB gene encoding IS21-like element helper ATPase IstB, translated as MSAEAPEILLAHHLKALKLPTFLREHQKLARQCATEGLDHVRFLARLVEMELIDRERRMVERRIKTAKFPAVKSLDSFDFAAIPRLNKMQVLELARGEWIERRENVIALGPSGTGKTHIALGLGLAACQRGLSVGFTTASALVSEMMEARDERRLLRLQRQMAGYKLLIIDELGFVPLSKTGAELLFELISRRYERGATLITSNLPFDEWTETLGSERLTGALLDRLTHHVSILEMNGESYRLAHSRSRKRQTSS; from the coding sequence ATGAGCGCTGAAGCTCCCGAGATTTTGCTCGCCCACCACCTCAAGGCGCTCAAACTGCCCACATTCCTGCGCGAGCACCAGAAGCTGGCCCGCCAATGCGCCACCGAGGGGCTTGACCATGTCCGCTTCTTGGCCCGGCTCGTGGAGATGGAGCTGATCGACCGCGAGCGGCGGATGGTCGAGCGGCGCATCAAGACCGCGAAGTTCCCGGCCGTCAAAAGCCTCGACAGCTTCGACTTCGCCGCCATCCCGAGACTGAACAAGATGCAGGTCCTAGAGCTGGCGCGTGGCGAGTGGATCGAGCGGCGCGAGAATGTCATTGCCCTCGGCCCCTCCGGCACCGGCAAGACCCATATCGCCCTGGGGCTCGGGCTGGCCGCCTGCCAAAGGGGACTGTCCGTCGGCTTCACCACAGCCTCTGCCCTGGTCAGCGAGATGATGGAGGCCCGTGACGAGCGCCGCCTGCTTCGTCTCCAGAGGCAGATGGCCGGATACAAGCTGCTGATCATCGACGAACTGGGCTTCGTGCCCCTCTCGAAGACCGGGGCGGAGCTGCTGTTCGAGCTGATCTCGCGACGCTACGAACGCGGCGCCACCCTCATAACCAGCAATCTGCCCTTTGACGAATGGACCGAGACCCTTGGCTCAGAACGCCTTACGGGCGCACTTCTCGACCGACTGACCCACCATGTCAGCATCCTCGAGATGAACGGCGAGAGCTACCGTCTTGCTCATAGCCGATCGCGCAAACGGCAAACATCGTCCTGA
- a CDS encoding IS1380 family transposase: protein MTDDTTATFPFPAVSRKKITAAFDGGRLSSDGGVMFLAQAERRLGIAERLARFIPDRRDPGRVKHAITDMIRARIFAIACGYEDCNDFGPLRADPAFKLACGHLPETGADLASQPTLSRLENAPSLRDAIRLTYALVDQWMESYATAPDGVVLDIDDTCDVVHGHQQLSLFNAHYDERCFLPIHVYDSATGRPVAVVLRPGKTPSGIEVRAHLRRLVRRIRMRWPLTRITIRGDSHYARPEAMDFCEQNGLSYLFGLTGTRPLMAKVQDMADAVRTQRAVEDRDVVRDFAETTHRAKSWSCERRAVARIEATRLGLDIRFVVTNLTGTSPRVVYESLYCARGQAENWIKFHKAQLASDRTSCRRAVANQVRLVLHTAAYWLMLSVREAIPAARDLARAEFATLRLRLLKIAVRVQETTSRIRLAYASCCPEADLFRRLAWALAPRPRTASP, encoded by the coding sequence GTGACGGACGATACAACTGCGACGTTCCCATTTCCAGCCGTTAGCCGCAAGAAGATCACCGCCGCTTTCGATGGTGGACGCTTGTCGTCCGACGGCGGCGTCATGTTCCTGGCCCAGGCCGAGCGCCGGCTCGGGATCGCCGAGCGGCTGGCGCGCTTCATCCCGGATCGGCGCGATCCCGGCCGTGTGAAGCACGCGATCACCGACATGATCCGCGCTCGCATCTTCGCCATCGCCTGCGGCTATGAGGACTGCAACGACTTCGGCCCGCTGCGCGCTGATCCGGCGTTCAAGCTCGCCTGCGGGCACTTGCCGGAAACCGGGGCGGATCTGGCCTCGCAGCCGACCCTCTCGCGCCTGGAGAACGCCCCGAGTCTGCGCGATGCCATCCGTCTGACCTATGCTCTGGTGGATCAGTGGATGGAAAGCTATGCCACCGCGCCGGATGGAGTGGTGCTGGACATCGACGACACCTGCGATGTCGTGCACGGCCATCAGCAGTTGTCGCTGTTCAACGCCCATTACGACGAGCGCTGCTTTCTCCCCATCCATGTCTATGACAGCGCGACAGGCCGCCCGGTCGCCGTCGTGCTGCGGCCGGGCAAGACGCCCTCCGGTATCGAGGTGCGGGCTCATTTACGCCGGCTCGTGCGGCGCATCCGCATGCGTTGGCCTCTCACCCGCATCACCATCCGGGGCGACAGTCACTATGCCCGTCCCGAAGCCATGGACTTCTGCGAGCAGAACGGCCTCAGCTATCTCTTCGGGCTGACCGGCACCCGACCACTCATGGCCAAAGTTCAAGATATGGCCGATGCGGTGCGCACCCAAAGGGCTGTCGAGGATCGTGACGTCGTGCGAGACTTTGCCGAGACGACACACCGGGCCAAGAGTTGGTCGTGCGAGCGTCGCGCGGTGGCCCGCATCGAAGCCACGCGCCTGGGGCTCGACATCCGCTTTGTCGTCACCAACCTGACCGGCACCAGCCCGCGCGTCGTCTACGAGAGCCTGTATTGTGCCCGAGGCCAGGCCGAGAACTGGATCAAGTTCCACAAGGCGCAACTCGCCTCCGACCGGACGTCGTGCCGGCGCGCTGTGGCCAATCAGGTTCGTCTCGTGCTGCACACGGCGGCCTACTGGCTGATGCTGTCCGTGCGCGAGGCCATCCCGGCCGCTCGCGATCTCGCCCGGGCGGAGTTTGCAACACTGCGGTTGCGCCTGCTCAAGATCGCCGTGAGGGTGCAGGAAACCACCAGCCGCATCCGCTTGGCCTATGCGTCCTGCTGTCCCGAAGCCGACCTCTTCCGCCGTCTTGCTTGGGCTCTCGCACCTCGGCCGCGGACGGCGTCGCCATGA
- the hfq gene encoding RNA chaperone Hfq, translating to MQCLSIRNSAMPTQKTSSLQDKFLKYLRDKRSEVTIFLANGIRLQGQIRSFDNFTIQLVRGNGTQIVYKHAISTILPAEPIQLADSASFE from the coding sequence ATGCAGTGTCTCTCCATCAGGAACAGTGCAATGCCAACACAGAAGACCTCAAGCCTTCAAGACAAGTTCCTGAAGTATCTCCGCGACAAGAGGAGTGAGGTAACCATCTTTCTGGCGAACGGGATTCGGCTACAGGGCCAGATCAGATCGTTTGACAACTTCACAATCCAGCTTGTTCGCGGCAACGGTACACAGATTGTCTACAAGCATGCTATCTCGACAATCCTCCCAGCAGAACCCATCCAACTGGCAGACTCAGCTTCATTCGAGTGA
- a CDS encoding thermonuclease family protein, with amino-acid sequence MRLFLLPVLLFSFSAEAQQFAGQASVIDGDTIEIAGTRFRLHGIDAPESSQICQDAGGRDYRCGQKSAFALADWIGRATVSCERRDTDRYGRVVAVCRVRGKDMNQWMIQQGWAVAYREYSQDYVPDELTARRVRAGIWTGNFVLPSEWRKGRRIDHYPRDVPGYAVGRSLELEPNNMLIVTDALIVCE; translated from the coding sequence TTGCGACTTTTTCTTCTGCCCGTGCTTCTCTTTTCTTTCTCTGCTGAGGCCCAACAGTTTGCCGGTCAGGCAAGCGTCATTGACGGAGATACTATCGAGATTGCCGGAACTCGCTTTCGGCTGCATGGGATCGATGCGCCCGAAAGTAGCCAGATATGTCAGGATGCCGGAGGACGGGATTATCGTTGCGGGCAGAAATCAGCATTTGCATTGGCCGACTGGATCGGTCGGGCGACCGTTTCCTGTGAGCGGCGCGACACCGACCGGTATGGCCGGGTCGTCGCGGTCTGCCGTGTCCGAGGGAAGGATATGAACCAATGGATGATCCAGCAGGGATGGGCCGTCGCTTACCGAGAGTACAGCCAGGACTATGTACCGGATGAGCTTACCGCTCGGCGTGTCCGGGCAGGAATATGGACTGGCAACTTCGTTTTGCCCTCGGAGTGGCGCAAGGGGCGTAGAATCGATCATTATCCCCGTGACGTACCAGGGTATGCTGTTGGGCGATCCTTGGAGCTAGAACCCAACAATATGCTCATTGTGACGGATGCTTTAATCGTCTGCGAATAG
- a CDS encoding adenylate/guanylate cyclase domain-containing protein, with amino-acid sequence MADPHPKSQRRLAAILAADVVGSSHLMEADEEGTLSAIRAILSEIIEPTASRYRGRIVKTMGDGVLLEFASPVEAVLCAVEVQAGIADRAEHQPGDQVVQLRMGVNLGDILISEDGDIFGDSVNVAVRLESIADPGGICISGKVYDELQGKLGLSFEDRGEQHLKNIARPIRVYALRGTNPVSKIVPRFSLPDKPFIAVLPFTNMSGDPKQEYFADGITEDLIAALSRCRWLFVIARNSSFALKGRALDMKEVSHQLGVRYVLEGSIRKAGNRVRITAQLVEAVMGTDIWAGRFDRDLTDIFALQDEITESVVSAIEPNLRAAEIERARAKATDNLEAYDLYLRALPEFYAFTEPGFHRAEALLRQAVERDPGFADAWGALADCRGRLMVGGWTNDWDADAARNREAALQAVQCDPDNGVVLSVAAWSLTSLSGVLDQAITFCERALYLQPNSSNVLTNCGWVLVYNDESERALACLEKAHRLNPLDPRGYITLNGMGAAHFLERRFKEAEQFTRRALEMNPGHPISLRYLTAALAQMGRLAEATEVGHLLKSTRWEAMRVHLHRSCYRNPEKRELLFEGLRMAGLPL; translated from the coding sequence ATGGCCGATCCGCACCCAAAGTCGCAGCGAAGGCTCGCAGCCATCCTCGCTGCTGATGTTGTAGGCTCGTCGCACCTCATGGAAGCCGACGAGGAAGGCACGCTGTCAGCCATTCGGGCAATCCTGTCCGAGATCATCGAACCCACCGCCTCTCGGTATCGAGGGCGCATTGTGAAGACCATGGGCGACGGAGTGCTCCTGGAGTTCGCAAGCCCAGTTGAAGCTGTCCTGTGCGCAGTGGAGGTCCAGGCTGGGATCGCCGACCGGGCCGAGCACCAACCCGGAGATCAGGTTGTCCAGCTACGAATGGGCGTCAACCTGGGCGATATTCTCATCAGCGAAGATGGTGACATCTTCGGAGACAGCGTGAACGTGGCCGTTCGCCTGGAAAGCATCGCCGATCCTGGGGGCATCTGCATTTCGGGCAAAGTCTATGACGAGCTACAGGGGAAGCTCGGCCTTTCGTTTGAGGACAGGGGCGAACAGCATCTCAAGAACATCGCCCGCCCTATCAGGGTCTACGCACTGCGTGGAACCAATCCGGTCTCGAAAATCGTGCCAAGATTCTCCCTTCCTGATAAGCCTTTCATTGCCGTCCTGCCCTTCACGAACATGAGCGGCGACCCCAAGCAGGAGTATTTTGCAGACGGAATTACGGAGGACCTGATCGCGGCGCTCTCCCGCTGTCGCTGGCTCTTCGTTATCGCCCGCAACTCCAGCTTTGCACTCAAGGGCCGAGCCCTGGACATGAAGGAAGTCAGCCACCAGCTTGGCGTCCGGTACGTGCTGGAGGGCTCCATCCGCAAGGCAGGCAATCGCGTGCGCATCACGGCCCAATTGGTTGAGGCTGTTATGGGTACCGACATCTGGGCTGGACGCTTCGACCGCGACCTGACGGACATCTTTGCATTACAAGATGAGATCACAGAGAGCGTCGTGTCAGCCATCGAGCCCAACTTGCGAGCGGCTGAGATTGAGCGAGCCAGGGCAAAGGCAACCGACAATCTGGAGGCGTATGATCTCTACCTTCGCGCCCTACCCGAGTTCTACGCCTTTACCGAACCGGGCTTTCATAGGGCCGAGGCGCTCTTGCGACAAGCCGTTGAACGTGATCCTGGCTTTGCTGACGCCTGGGGTGCGCTCGCCGATTGCCGAGGCCGCCTGATGGTCGGAGGTTGGACCAACGACTGGGATGCGGATGCGGCCCGTAACCGGGAGGCCGCTCTGCAAGCGGTTCAGTGCGATCCAGACAATGGAGTGGTTCTCTCCGTAGCAGCATGGTCGTTGACCTCGCTGTCAGGCGTGCTGGACCAAGCCATCACGTTTTGCGAGCGCGCTCTGTATCTTCAGCCGAACTCATCGAATGTGCTGACGAACTGCGGGTGGGTGCTCGTCTACAACGATGAGAGCGAGCGAGCCCTGGCCTGCCTGGAGAAGGCACATCGGCTGAATCCGCTGGACCCACGAGGCTACATCACTCTGAATGGCATGGGGGCTGCGCACTTCCTGGAGAGACGGTTCAAGGAGGCGGAACAGTTCACGCGGCGAGCCCTGGAGATGAACCCCGGTCATCCTATCTCGCTTCGCTATCTGACGGCGGCGCTCGCGCAAATGGGGAGGCTGGCTGAGGCAACGGAAGTTGGGCACTTGTTGAAATCCACTCGCTGGGAAGCAATGCGTGTCCACTTGCACCGGTCGTGCTATCGCAACCCTGAGAAGCGGGAACTCCTTTTCGAGGGTCTGCGGATGGCCGGCTTACCCCTGTGA
- a CDS encoding GIY-YIG nuclease family protein — MTASSLDSRCHFNHSHSGFSTFRQSLGAILEQTLDLNARPRSSGLSLSNTQNFRFDEACEARLTEWMRDNLRYAHVALTERVEAEEADLIRSLEPPLNLTGWKNPQKPLIQELRRTCVREARGQATDALS; from the coding sequence ATGACTGCGAGTAGTTTGGATTCAAGGTGCCACTTCAACCATTCGCATAGTGGCTTCTCGACGTTTCGCCAGTCGCTCGGCGCTATCCTCGAGCAGACCCTCGATCTCAACGCTCGGCCTCGGTCCTCTGGTCTGTCACTATCCAACACTCAGAACTTCCGGTTCGACGAGGCATGTGAGGCCCGATTAACCGAATGGATGCGGGATAATCTTCGTTACGCTCATGTAGCTCTTACCGAACGGGTCGAAGCAGAAGAGGCTGACCTGATCAGATCGCTGGAGCCTCCGCTGAATCTGACAGGCTGGAAGAATCCTCAAAAGCCACTCATCCAAGAGCTACGTCGTACCTGTGTGCGTGAGGCAAGGGGACAAGCCACCGACGCCCTTTCGTAG